CAGTTGCTATGTAAACCGATTTCCGTGCACCCCAGACCCCATCAATTCCGCGGATCCACCCCGGCCAAGCCCACCCCTTGGTCCAGCGCGATGACGTCACGACAAGCCGGGCGCCACCTGGCGTCTGTTGTGGTCAACCCAGGTGAATAGTGGGTCTAGCCGAGCATCCGCTCGCGGAAGCGCTCGAAGAGATACAGCGCGTCGTGCGGGCCGGCGGCGGCTTCCGGGTGGTACTGCACGCTGAAGGCGTTCACGTCCGGCGCTTCCAGGCCTTCGCTGGTGCCGTCGTTCAAGTGCAGGTGCGTGGTGCGCGCCGCGCCGCCGATGCTGTCCACATCTACGACGAAGCCGTGGTTCTGCGACGTGATCTCGACGCGGCCGGTGGTCAGATCCTGCACCGGCTGGTTCAGGCCGCGGTGGCCGAACTTGAGCTTGTAGGTGCGTGCGCCGAGGGCGCGGGCCAAGAGCTGGTGCCCGAGGCAAATGCCGAAGATGGGCTTTTTGCCGAGCAGCGCGCGGATCGTTTCCACGGCGTAGTCGAGGGCGGCCGGATCGCCCGGTCCATTCGACAGGAACACGCCGTCCGGGGAGAGCGCCAAGATCTCCGCGGCGGGCGTGCGCGCCGGTACCGCGGTGACTCGACAACCAGAATCCACCAGACAGCGGAGGATGTTCTTCTTGGCCCCGAAGTCCAGGGCGACGACGTGGAGCTTGTCGCCCTCGGCGGCCATTGGCGTGGTCCAGGTGCCGCGGCTCTCGCTGAACTCGTAGGCTGCCTTGGGGGTGACGCGGGCGACGAGATCGAGCCCTTCCATCTTGGGGGCGCTCCGGGCGCGCTCGATCAACGCCTCGGGAGGCTCGCTGCCGATGCAGCCGCTCTGGGCGCCGTCGTCGCGGATTTTCCGGGTGAGGGCGCGGGTGTCGACGCCGCCGATGGCGACCACGCCGTGGCGCTCGAGGTGCTCGTCCAGCGTTTCCTTCGAGCGCCAGTTGGAGGTGGTCTCGCTCGGATCGCGCATCACGAAGCCGGCGACCTGCGGTGCGCCGTCCACGCTCTCGGGATCTTCGGCGTTCACGCCGGTGTTGCCGATGTGGGGCGCCGTCATGGTGACGATCTGCCCGCAGTAGCTCGGATCCGTGAGCACCTCTTGGTAGCCCGTCATACCGGTCGTGAACACGACCTCACCCGCGTTCGGACCGACGGCGCCGAAGGCGTAGCCTTCGAACACCGTTCCGTCGGCCAGGGCCAGCCACGCTTTCTTGCGTCCGCTCACGAAATCCCTCCGTCGAAGGCCAGCCTGCCGTCTGCCAGCGTCATCAGTACGCGGCCGCGGAGCTCGCGATCCAGAAATGGTGTGTTCTTGCTCTTGGAGCGCAGGCCGATCTGACTCGGCACCCAGCTGGCTTCGGGATCCACCAACGTGAGCTCCGCAACGGCGCCTTCTTTGAGCGCCGGCGGGGTGATCTGCGCGATGCGCGCGGGCCGCGTGGAGAGCGCGTCAATCAGGCGCGCCAGCGTGAGCCCGCTCTTGCCGGTGAGACCCAGCAAGAGTCCGAAGCACAGCTCGAGACCGATGAGCCCTGGCGAGGCTTCCGCCATCTCGCAGTCCTTCTCGAGGGTCGAGTGCGGCGCGTGGTCCGTGGCGATGGCATCGATGGTGCCGTCCGCCAGCGCGGCGCGCAGCGCCTCTACGTCGTGCTCCTCGCGCAGCGGCGGGTTCACCTTGCAGGCGGTGTCGTAGCCGAGGAGCGCAGCGTCCGTGAGCAGCAGATGGTGCGGCGTGACCTCCGCCGTGACCGGCAGGCCGCGGCTCTTCGCCTCCCGCAAGATGCGCACGGAACCCTCGGTAGAAGCGTGGGCCAGGTGGTAGCGGGCGCCCACGTACTCCGCGAGCAGCACGTCCCGCGCCACGATGATGTCCTCCGCCACTCGGGGCCAGCCGCGCAGGCCGAGGTTGGAGCTGACGGCCCCTTCGTGCATCTGCGCGCCTTCCGTGAGGGCGTGGTCCTCGGCGTGCTGGATCACGACCAGGTCGAAGGCACGGGCGTACTCCAGGGCGCGGCGCATGACCGCGCTGGAGGTGACGCACAGGCCGTCGTCACTCACGCCGATGGCGCCGGCCTCGCGAAGCTCCGCCATCTCCGTGAGCTCTTTGCCCTGCTGCCCCTTGGTGATGGCGCCGATGGGATGCAGCTTAGTGCCGCCGTGCTCCGCCGCCCGCCGCAGCATCATCTCCGTGACGGCGCGCGTGTCGTTCACCGGCTTGGTGTTGGGCATCACGCAGACGTGGGCGTAGCCCCCCGCCGCCGCGCCATCGAGCCCGCTGGCGATGTCTTCCTTGTACTCGTAGCCGGGCTCCCGCAGGTGCGCGTGCAGATCCACGAAGGCCGGCAACAGCCACTTGCCGCCGCCACTGACCACCCGCGCGCGCTCCGCCGTGCGCGCGTCCTTGCCGGCGCCGGCGCCGATGCGCGTGATGCGCCCCGCCTCGATCACCACGTCCACTTCTCTGTCGAGCCCGTGCTGGGGGTCGATGGCTCGGACGTTTTCGATCACCAGGAGGTCGACGTGCATGTCGGCGGCCCTGATACCACATCAAGCCCGACGGAGGGCAGGGGCTCCGCGGAGTCCTCGGGGTTACAGGAAAATGTTGGTCCGGCGCGAAGCCCGTCGCGGTCAGCCGAGCCCGCGGATCGCGCGGACCACCCGTGATGCGTCGGGGACGCTCAGCGTCTCCAAGGGCTTCGCGTAGGCGATGGGCACGTCGTCGGCGCCGATGCGCAATGGCGCGCGAGATAGCACGCCGTGGGTGGCGCCGGCGATGCGCGCCACGATCTCCGCACCGAAGCCGCCGCGGAGCGGGCTCTCTTCCAGAGTGACGAGGTGCCGGGTCTTCTCCACCGAGGCGAGGATCGTGTCCGTGTCCAGCGGGGCGATGTAGCGCGGATCGATGACTTCCACGTCGATGCCCTGGCGGGACAGCTCCTCCGCCGCTTCCAACGCGATCTGCACCATGTAGGACAGGGCCACCAGCGTGACATCGCGCCCCGGACGCACCACCCGGGCCGTGCCAATGGGCGCCAGATCTTCTCCCACGGGCACTCGGCCCTCCGCCAGGTACAGGAGCTTGTGCTCGAAGAGCAGCACGGGGTTTTGCGATCGGATCGCGCTCTTCAGCACCGCGCGGCAGTCCCGCGGCGTGCCCGGCGCTGCCACGATCAGCCCCGGGAAATTCATGAAGCTCGCTTCCAGACTCTGGGAGTGCTGCGCCGCCATGCCCAGGCCGGCGCCGCCGGGGGTGCGCACCACCATGGGCACGGAGTATTGGCCGCCGGACATGTAGCGGAGCTTCGCCGCCTGATTCACGAGCGGATCGGCGCACACGGTGAGGAAGTCCGAGAACAGGATCTCCGCCACGGGCCTCAGGCCGTTCATGGCCGCGCCCACGGCGCCGCCCACGATGGCGTTCTCGCTGATGGGCGTGTCGCGCACGCGGCGCTTCCCGAAGCGATCGAGCAGGCCGTTGGTCACCGCGAAGTAGCCGCCGAGGGAAACGTCTTCGCCCAGCAGCAGCACGCGCTCGTCGCGCTCCATCTCCTCCGCCAGGGCGCGGTTGATGGCCTCGGACGCGGTAATGGTGTGCTGCTCGCCGCCCACGGCCTCGCGGAAGGTTTCTGTTTCGGGCGAGTACACATCCGAGAAACGCGCGCTGGGCTCGGGATCCGGCGCGCCCTTTGCGGCGCCGAGGGCCGCGTCGATCACGCCGCGGGCCCACGCTTCGGTCTCCGCTGCGGCGCCTTCATCCAGCACACCCTCGCCGGCGAGCCGCTCTTGGAGCAGCCGGCACGGGTCGCCGTTTCGCATCTCGGACAGCTCCGCTTCGGTGCGGTAGCTCTGGGCGTCGCCCTCCATGTGCCCGTGGTAACGCTGCGTCACGCACTCGAGCAGGGCCGGGCCCTGCCCGGAGCGCGCACGCTCCACCAGCTCGACCGCCGCGGCATGGACGGCGTCGGCGTCGTTGCCGTCCACGCGCCGCCCCGGCATCCCATAGGAAATGGCACGGGAAGCGAGCTCCTCCACGTTGGTGGAGCCGGCCTGGGGCGTGAACTCGCCGTAGCCGTTGTTCTCCACCACGAACAGCACCGGCAGCTTCCACACGGACGCCAGGTTGAGCGCCTCGTGGAACATGCCCTGGTTGGTGGCGCCGTCTCCCATGAACGCCACGGCGACGCGCTTCTGTCCGTTCTGCGCAAACGCCAGGGCGGCGCCGGTGGCCAGGATCGGCGAGCTGCCCACGATGCCGTTGGCTCCGATGGCGCCCACGCTGGCGTCGGTCACGTGCATGCTGCCGCCCTTGCCGCCGCACAGCCCCGTGGCCTTGCCGAAGATCTCCGCCATCATGCGATCCGCGGGGGCGCCCTTGGCCAGCATGTGGCCGTGGCCGCGGTGGGTGGTGGCGATCACGTCGCTTTGCCGTAGCGCGAAGCACACACCCACGGCGACGGCTTCTTGTCCCGAGCTCAGGTGGATCGCCGCGGTGGGCAGCGCGCCGTCTTTCCATACGCCGGCGAGCCGCTCTTCGAACTCGCGGATGAGCGTCATGCGTCGCAGCATCTCCACGCGCAGGGCCACGGGCTCGCTGGGCAGCGGGTTCCACTCGGACTCCCGGCTCGCCGGGCAGGTGACGGGTGGTTTGCTGTCGATCGGCAGCGCATCGCGATCCACCCGTTGCCGATGGGGGAGCCGCTCCAGAATGCGGCGTAGAGAGAGGCGCGGGCGTTCGGCCTGCTCCGGCGCATCCGAGAGGCCGCGCTCCGCGAGCACCTGCTCGTAGATGGGAAACGCCGGCTTGATGGCGGGCAGGAGCTTGAGCGCTCGGCTCACGTCCCCGCGGGCGCGCACGCGACCCGTGGCGATGGCGCGCACGGCGTTCAGGCGCCCGAGCCAGAACTCGTGGGCGGTGTCGGACGATTGGATCAGCTCCACGTCCGCGCTGCCGCTGTCTTCCGTGGAGAACACCGCGCGCTCGTCGTGGAAGTCGAAGGTGAGCACGGAGCCGAGGTCCGGGTAGCGAAAGCGGACCACCAGCTTGGTGTCGTTCAGTGGCTCCGCCACCTGGGGCGCCGCCATGATGCGCTCGAACAAGCGCTGCATCACGTCTTCGAACTGGGCTCTGCTCTCGAACTTGCTCATGGCACCCTCAGCTGGATCCAAGACCGAACCGGCTCCAGATTGCCGCTGCACACCTCGGAGATTTCCACGCGGTGGATGGAGACGCACTTGTGGCAGCCTTCTCCCGCGGGGCCGGCCAGCTCCCGGAGCCGCGGGCTCTTCAAGATCTCTTCGAAGGGCGTTTGCTTCAGGTTACCCACGGGACGCGTGCCCCAGTGCATGCAGTCCACCACGTCTCCGTTGGCCTCCACCGGCAGCATGAACTTGGGCCAATGGCAGCGATAGACCGGCGGCCCCGCCATCATCATGTCCAGGTGCGTGTGGGAATTCAGGATCGGGTAGCCCTGGCGCTTGAGCTCGGCCACCGTGCGAAACGCATCCGAGAGCTGGGCGTCCGACGGCGCATAGGCGTCCAAGTGCGTGTCCCCGTCGGTGGCGGCCTCTTCCCGAAGGCCGTTGAACAGCACCAGCACGCCCAGCTCCTTGGCCAGCTCCGCGAGCCCCCGCACGGATTGTCGATCCACGTTGGCCTTCTGCAGCGTGCAGATGAACACCACGGTCTTGTCCGGCGCGCGCCGCTTGAGCTCCCGGGTGGCGCTCACGATCTTGTCGAACAGCCCGCGGATGCGCCGCAGCTCGTCGTGCTTGTCGGAGGGGTGGTCCAGCGAGATGCACACGCGGTCCACGTGCTCCACCACCGGGTCCATCTTCTTCTCCAGCAAGAAGCCGTTGGTGATCATGTTCGAGATCAGGCCCTCGCGGGCGGCGTGCGCCACGATCTCGTCGAAGTCGTGGTGCAAGAGCGGCTCGCCACCCCAGATGGAAAGGCCGATGAAACCCGCCCTGCGCGCGTCCGTGTACAGCTGCTGGATGGCCTCCGTGGAGAGCTGCTCCCGCCCGTCGTAAAACTCGGGATTCCACGCGCAAAACCCGCAGCGCGCGTTGCAGCGCGCGGTGAGCGCGTGCACCAGGTACACCGGGTGCTGCCAGCGAAAGCGTGCACCCAAGAGCTGCTTGGTGACTTCCAGGGCCGAGCTTATCGCGTTCATGGTGCGTTCCTTTCGAGCAGTGAAGAAAGCTCCGCCACGTGCGCACGCCGTGCCGCCAGGCTCTGCTTCGAGAATGGATCCCGCCCGAGAAACGCTCCCAGCACGGGCTCGTACAAGAAGTAGCCGGCGATCGCGCCGAACACGCTCACGGCATACTGATCCGCCACGCGGCGATCGCCGAAGTGCTCTTCCAAGAGCTGCCGCAGCGGACCCACGATGCGCTTGGAACGCTTGCGCACGTCCGCGCCGTGATCCAGCATCTCGCGCGCCAAGAGGCGCTGCAGCTGCCGCTCGTCCGTGAGGAAGTCGAAGTAGGCGAGCGCCAAGCGCTTGGGCAGCCCCTCGCGACCGCCCTCCGCCGCCGCGCTGCCCAGGCGCACGAACAAGCCCTGCTGCGCTTCGTCGATGACCGTGTCGTACAGGCCCTGCTTGCCGCCGAAGTAGTAGTTGATCATCGCGGCGGTCACGCCGGCCTGCTCGCCGATGGTGCGCACCGACGCCGCACCGAACCCCCGCTCCGCGAACTCCGCCCGCGCCGCATCCAGGATCCGCTGCCGAACGTCGAGATTCTCTGCCGGGCTGGCCATCTGTTAAACGAGTGTTTAACTCCCGGTCGAACGCAGGTCAAGCGCCCCACAATCCCGGACTTGATGGTTGTCGGGTCGGCGCGGAAACAGCCCGCTAACGCCGGCGCCGGCTCAGGGCGACGCCCAGCGCGGCGGCGGTGAGGGCCAGCGCGCCGAGCCCGCCGCCGCGGCTGCCCGCGGCGCGACAGTTGCAGTCGCCCGGATCCTCTTCGTCCGGTGGCGTGACGCCGCTGCCGCCGCCGCTGCCGCTGCCGCCAGTTCCGGCGTCGGCACCGGCGTCGGCGTCCGTGGTGCACTTGCCGATGGTGGTGCACACCGGTTGCCATTCGTCCGCGCACACGGCGCCGGTGGTGCTGCCGTTGCAGGTGAGGGGGCCGTCCACCTCGCTCAGGTGCATCAGCGGCTCGAAGGGATTGGCCGTGGAGATGTCGAAGCTCGCATCCTTGGCGAAGCCGAGCTCGAAGCCCTGCACGAACTCGGAGCCGCAGGCGTAGAGGCCCGTGCTCGTCCAGCGCAGGCAGTTGATGGGACCTTCCGCGATGCGGGTGAAGGAGAACGACGACGTGGCCGATTTCCACAGGCCCAGGGTGGCCGGGTCCGTGGCGGCGCCGCCCTTCGGATCGCCGTAGCCGACGAGCACCGTCTGGCCGTCCGGGGAGAGCGCGAAGCCGAGCATCACACCGACGCCGGAGAAGATCTCCGTGAAGGTGTCGCCGCCGTCCGCCGAGTGGAGCAGTGTGTTCGTGTCCGTGCCGGCGGTGCGCACGTAGAGGGAGTCCGGGTCGTTCGGCGCGATGGCAGCGATGAAGGGCGAGGCTTCCACGCCGGCGTTGGGGATCGACAGTTGCTCCCAGGTCTTGCCGCGATCCGAGCTGCGCATCAGCACCGCGGCGCCGCCGTCGCCCACGCCCGAGACATAGATGCGATCCGGGTTCGAGGGCGCGGGATCCAACGTGAGGCCGAGCACGGTGTCCGGCAGCGCCGTGCCCAGGGCGTGCCAGCTGGCGCCGCTGTCCGTCGTTTCCCACAGCGCCGTGGCGAACTTGCCGCCGCCGATGCCGTTGGAGGTGAGCGCGACGGCGTGACTCGCGTCCGCGGCCTCCACCGTGAGATCTACGACGTACTTGCCGTCGAGCTCCGTGGACGGCGACTTCCAGTCGCAGCCGCTGTCCGTGGAGGTGCGCAGGCCGTCGAAGATGCCGGCCACCAGGGTGCCGTCTTGTGTGATGCCCAGGGACGGATCCTCCGTGCCGCTGTAGCCGACGGACTTTTCGCAGATCCAGCTCCAGGTCTTGCCGCGATCGTGCGTGGAGACGATGCCGAACGTGGTGCGCAGCACCAAGTGGTTCGCGTCACTTTCGTCCTCGACGAGCTGCTGCGCCAGGGGGAAGCGGCCATTGGCCGACGCGGGCGCCGCGGCGCACAGGGTGGAGACGAGACAGGCGAGGGCCAATGAGGAGCGACGTATCACGGGCTTCAGGGTGCCCCGCGCGCCGCGCCGTCGCAACCCGACGGGCATCGCGCCGCACCAACATTCCCTAATTCGCGAGGCGCTCGGCGGCCCACCAGGCGATGGCGCTGATGGAGTGCTGCGGGTTCACCCCCATGTTCGTGGGGAACACGCTGGAGTCGATCACGTACAGGCCGGGCAGGTCGTGGGTTTGGAGATCCAGGTCGACGACGGACGACCACGCGCTTTGGCCCATCACCGCGGTGCCGAACAGGTGCGCGGCGATGCAGTGGAACAGACGCGGATCGTCGGGCAGATCGAAGGCGCGATCGAAGGCGTCGACGCTGTCGATGCGCGCCGGGAGGCCGTGGATACCGGGCAGTACTTCCCGGGCGCCGGCGGCGAACATCATCTCCGTGAGGCGGCGCAGGCCGAGCTTGAGCACGCGGATGTCCGCGTCCGTCATGTCGTAGCGGATCACCTTGCCGCCGAAGATGCCGGGACGCACGCTGCCGTGAGCGCGGGCGCGCACCTGCACGCCCCACACGGCGAGGTGACCGTAGTCGGAGAGCTCGCGCATCAGCTCGGGGCCGATGCCGGGGAGCCGCGCGGCGGCGAGCTCCAGTGGCATGGCGACGGTCTCGAACTTCATGCGCTCGTCCCAGAAGTGCGTGCTCTCGTAGCCTTGGGTGGCGCCGAACCACATGCGCACCGGGTCGTCGAACACGCCCACCACGGCGGTGCCCGGATGCGCTTGTAGTCGGCGGCCGAGCACGCCCGAGCCGCGACCGATGCCGTTCTGCGCGAGGAACAAGGGCGTCTGGATGGCGCTGGCGGCGAGCAGCACGCCGCGTCGGGCGTGCACCGTGAGGCGCGTGCCATCGGCAAAACGCCCTTCCACGCCGGAGGCGCGACCGCCCTTGCCGAGGACCCGGTCGGCGCGACAGCCGGCGTACACGCGCGCGCCGGCGTCCACGGCGCGCGGCACGTAGGAGACGTTCATGCTCTGGCGCTGGTTCGTGGGGCAGCCTTGGTTGCAGTGAGCGCTGCCGCGACAGCCTTGGACGTTGCGCCGGATGTGATTGCCGTCGATGCCCAGGCGCTCCGTGGCGGTGCGCATCAACTGGTTGTTCCGGCCGAGCACGGATTCCGGCGCCCGCGCCACGTGCAGCTCGGCGTCCAACTGGTCCCAGATGCGAGACAGCTTCGCGTAGCGAAGGTCCGGGCTGACGCCGTGCTCCTTCTGCCACAGATCGAAGATGGCTTCGGGCATGCGGTGGATGATGGCGCCGTTGATGGCGGTGGTGCCGCCCACGCAGGAGCCCTGCAAGATGGGCGTGAAGGCGCGCCCCTCGGCGACCTGGAAGCCGGCGTCGCGCCACACGCGTTTGAAGCCGGAGTACACGTCGCTGCGCAGCTCTCGTGGCGGCACGAGCGGTCCCTCTTCCAAGAGCACCACGTCGAGCCCCGCTTCCGTGAGCACACGCGCCGCCGTGGCGCCGGCGGCGCCGCTGCCGATGATGACGAAATCCGCGGAGTCGGCGCTGTCGGCGTCGAGGGCCTCGAAGATGGCGCCGGTCATCGTGCCTCCAGCCAGTCGGGCGGGGTCGCGTCGCGCGGCTCGATGCCAAGGGGTTCTTGCACTTGTGCGAGGCCACACACCGCGAGGCTCGCCATGGTCTTGAACAAGAGCGGGATCTCGCGCACGAGGTACACGTTGCTGGCCTTCAGGCGGGTGAGCAGCGCGAGGCGCTCCGCGGAAGAGAGGCCGTACAGCGAAGCAAGCCGTCCGAGCACGAACGGCGGGCACACGATCAAGAACCACAGGCACGCGCGCAGTCCGAACATCACTCGCGCCGGCGCGTGGTCCGCGAGGTCGTCCAAGAAGCGGTCCAGGGGGAAGTCGCGCGCACCCAAGGGAAACAAGGGCGTCGCTCCGGACGGCACCAGGGCATCGAACACGAGCAAGATGCCTCGCCGTTCGAAGGCCGTGGGGCGAAGCCAGCGCGGGGTCATGCGGGGAAGGTAGACTACCCGCGGCCGTGGGGCTCTTCGAAGTTCAACAGTGGCCCGACCGGCACGATCCCGTGCGGGTTGATGGTCGGGTGGCTCCGGAAATAATGCTGCTTGATG
This portion of the Polyangiaceae bacterium genome encodes:
- the carA gene encoding glutamine-hydrolyzing carbamoyl-phosphate synthase small subunit — its product is MSGRKKAWLALADGTVFEGYAFGAVGPNAGEVVFTTGMTGYQEVLTDPSYCGQIVTMTAPHIGNTGVNAEDPESVDGAPQVAGFVMRDPSETTSNWRSKETLDEHLERHGVVAIGGVDTRALTRKIRDDGAQSGCIGSEPPEALIERARSAPKMEGLDLVARVTPKAAYEFSESRGTWTTPMAAEGDKLHVVALDFGAKKNILRCLVDSGCRVTAVPARTPAAEILALSPDGVFLSNGPGDPAALDYAVETIRALLGKKPIFGICLGHQLLARALGARTYKLKFGHRGLNQPVQDLTTGRVEITSQNHGFVVDVDSIGGAARTTHLHLNDGTSEGLEAPDVNAFSVQYHPEAAAGPHDALYLFERFRERMLG
- a CDS encoding radical SAM protein, which produces MNAISSALEVTKQLLGARFRWQHPVYLVHALTARCNARCGFCAWNPEFYDGREQLSTEAIQQLYTDARRAGFIGLSIWGGEPLLHHDFDEIVAHAAREGLISNMITNGFLLEKKMDPVVEHVDRVCISLDHPSDKHDELRRIRGLFDKIVSATRELKRRAPDKTVVFICTLQKANVDRQSVRGLAELAKELGVLVLFNGLREEAATDGDTHLDAYAPSDAQLSDAFRTVAELKRQGYPILNSHTHLDMMMAGPPVYRCHWPKFMLPVEANGDVVDCMHWGTRPVGNLKQTPFEEILKSPRLRELAGPAGEGCHKCVSIHRVEISEVCSGNLEPVRSWIQLRVP
- a CDS encoding TetR/AcrR family transcriptional regulator — its product is MASPAENLDVRQRILDAARAEFAERGFGAASVRTIGEQAGVTAAMINYYFGGKQGLYDTVIDEAQQGLFVRLGSAAAEGGREGLPKRLALAYFDFLTDERQLQRLLAREMLDHGADVRKRSKRIVGPLRQLLEEHFGDRRVADQYAVSVFGAIAGYFLYEPVLGAFLGRDPFSKQSLAARRAHVAELSSLLERNAP
- a CDS encoding dihydroorotase, yielding MHVDLLVIENVRAIDPQHGLDREVDVVIEAGRITRIGAGAGKDARTAERARVVSGGGKWLLPAFVDLHAHLREPGYEYKEDIASGLDGAAAGGYAHVCVMPNTKPVNDTRAVTEMMLRRAAEHGGTKLHPIGAITKGQQGKELTEMAELREAGAIGVSDDGLCVTSSAVMRRALEYARAFDLVVIQHAEDHALTEGAQMHEGAVSSNLGLRGWPRVAEDIIVARDVLLAEYVGARYHLAHASTEGSVRILREAKSRGLPVTAEVTPHHLLLTDAALLGYDTACKVNPPLREEHDVEALRAALADGTIDAIATDHAPHSTLEKDCEMAEASPGLIGLELCFGLLLGLTGKSGLTLARLIDALSTRPARIAQITPPALKEGAVAELTLVDPEASWVPSQIGLRSKSKNTPFLDRELRGRVLMTLADGRLAFDGGIS
- a CDS encoding SCP2 sterol-binding domain-containing protein translates to MSKFESRAQFEDVMQRLFERIMAAPQVAEPLNDTKLVVRFRYPDLGSVLTFDFHDERAVFSTEDSGSADVELIQSSDTAHEFWLGRLNAVRAIATGRVRARGDVSRALKLLPAIKPAFPIYEQVLAERGLSDAPEQAERPRLSLRRILERLPHRQRVDRDALPIDSKPPVTCPASRESEWNPLPSEPVALRVEMLRRMTLIREFEERLAGVWKDGALPTAAIHLSSGQEAVAVGVCFALRQSDVIATTHRGHGHMLAKGAPADRMMAEIFGKATGLCGGKGGSMHVTDASVGAIGANGIVGSSPILATGAALAFAQNGQKRVAVAFMGDGATNQGMFHEALNLASVWKLPVLFVVENNGYGEFTPQAGSTNVEELASRAISYGMPGRRVDGNDADAVHAAAVELVERARSGQGPALLECVTQRYHGHMEGDAQSYRTEAELSEMRNGDPCRLLQERLAGEGVLDEGAAAETEAWARGVIDAALGAAKGAPDPEPSARFSDVYSPETETFREAVGGEQHTITASEAINRALAEEMERDERVLLLGEDVSLGGYFAVTNGLLDRFGKRRVRDTPISENAIVGGAVGAAMNGLRPVAEILFSDFLTVCADPLVNQAAKLRYMSGGQYSVPMVVRTPGGAGLGMAAQHSQSLEASFMNFPGLIVAAPGTPRDCRAVLKSAIRSQNPVLLFEHKLLYLAEGRVPVGEDLAPIGTARVVRPGRDVTLVALSYMVQIALEAAEELSRQGIDVEVIDPRYIAPLDTDTILASVEKTRHLVTLEESPLRGGFGAEIVARIAGATHGVLSRAPLRIGADDVPIAYAKPLETLSVPDASRVVRAIRGLG
- a CDS encoding GMC family oxidoreductase — encoded protein: MTGAIFEALDADSADSADFVIIGSGAAGATAARVLTEAGLDVVLLEEGPLVPPRELRSDVYSGFKRVWRDAGFQVAEGRAFTPILQGSCVGGTTAINGAIIHRMPEAIFDLWQKEHGVSPDLRYAKLSRIWDQLDAELHVARAPESVLGRNNQLMRTATERLGIDGNHIRRNVQGCRGSAHCNQGCPTNQRQSMNVSYVPRAVDAGARVYAGCRADRVLGKGGRASGVEGRFADGTRLTVHARRGVLLAASAIQTPLFLAQNGIGRGSGVLGRRLQAHPGTAVVGVFDDPVRMWFGATQGYESTHFWDERMKFETVAMPLELAAARLPGIGPELMRELSDYGHLAVWGVQVRARAHGSVRPGIFGGKVIRYDMTDADIRVLKLGLRRLTEMMFAAGAREVLPGIHGLPARIDSVDAFDRAFDLPDDPRLFHCIAAHLFGTAVMGQSAWSSVVDLDLQTHDLPGLYVIDSSVFPTNMGVNPQHSISAIAWWAAERLAN